A region of Asterias amurensis chromosome 22, ASM3211899v1 DNA encodes the following proteins:
- the LOC139953687 gene encoding uncharacterized protein isoform X1 — protein sequence MSAQLFIGRLSKQTRQRDVEDVFMKYGPMQRCELKYGTGMAYAFIDYEDPRDAEDAQKFEDRQEICGQSIVVEWARGPKRGVSDDECYKCGGIGHFARACRSDTRGYRGGFGGYGRSRYRSRSRSRSRDRRRRSNYRSRSRSPVRRRSRSPPRRRSRSPPRRRSRSPVSRRSRSRDRSIKGKRRSRSRSNSLKRSRSPRRSRSPHNSKSPRRSRTPRRSRSATPESRSNSSARSRSGERNGNKQQRSRGSDDSD from the exons ATGTCTGCTCAGCTCTTCATTGGAAGGTTGAGTAAGCAGACTCGACAGAGAGATGTCGAAGATGTGTTTATGAAGTACGGACCGATGCAGAGATGCGAACTGAAATACG GGACTGGAATGG CCTATGCCTTCATTGATTATGAAGACCCCCGGGATGCGGAG GACGCCCAGAAGTTTGAAGATCGTCAGGAGATTTGTGGGCAGAGCATCGTGGTTGAGTGGGCACGAGGACCAAAACGCGGCGTG AGCGATGACGAGTGTTATAAGTGTGGTGGGATAGGCCACTTTGCCCGAGCTTGCCGCAGCGACACCAGAGGTTACC GTGGCGGATTTGGGGGATATGGTCGTTCAAG ATATCGTTCGAGATCACGTTCTCGTTCCAGAGATCGGAG GCGCCGCAGTAACTACCGCTCGAGAAGTCGCAGTCCAGTCAGGAGGCGGAGTCGCAGCCCCCCGCGGAGACGTAGCCGCAGTCCGCCCCGGAGGCGTAGCCGTAGCCCCGTGAGCCGACGAAGCCGTAGCCGTGATCGTAGCATCAAAGGAAAACG AAGGAGTCGCAGTCGTTCAAACAGCCTGAAACGCAGTCGCAGCCCACGCCGTAGCAGATCACCGCACAACAGCAAATCACCGAGGCGTAGTCGCACACCACGTCGCAGCCGTAGCGCTACCCCAGAAAGCCGCTCAAACAGCTCCGCCCGAAGTCGCAGCGGAGAGCGGAACGGCAACAAACAACAGAGATCAAGAGGGAGTGATGACTCGGACTGA
- the LOC139953687 gene encoding uncharacterized protein isoform X2, with translation MSAQLFIGRLSKQTRQRDVEDVFMKYGPMQRCELKYGTGMAYAFIDYEDPRDAEDAQKFEDRQEICGQSIVVEWARGPKRGVSDDECYKCGGIGHFARACRSDTRGYRGGFGGYGRSRRRSNYRSRSRSPVRRRSRSPPRRRSRSPPRRRSRSPVSRRSRSRDRSIKGKRRSRSRSNSLKRSRSPRRSRSPHNSKSPRRSRTPRRSRSATPESRSNSSARSRSGERNGNKQQRSRGSDDSD, from the exons ATGTCTGCTCAGCTCTTCATTGGAAGGTTGAGTAAGCAGACTCGACAGAGAGATGTCGAAGATGTGTTTATGAAGTACGGACCGATGCAGAGATGCGAACTGAAATACG GGACTGGAATGG CCTATGCCTTCATTGATTATGAAGACCCCCGGGATGCGGAG GACGCCCAGAAGTTTGAAGATCGTCAGGAGATTTGTGGGCAGAGCATCGTGGTTGAGTGGGCACGAGGACCAAAACGCGGCGTG AGCGATGACGAGTGTTATAAGTGTGGTGGGATAGGCCACTTTGCCCGAGCTTGCCGCAGCGACACCAGAGGTTACC GTGGCGGATTTGGGGGATATGGTCGTTCAAG GCGCCGCAGTAACTACCGCTCGAGAAGTCGCAGTCCAGTCAGGAGGCGGAGTCGCAGCCCCCCGCGGAGACGTAGCCGCAGTCCGCCCCGGAGGCGTAGCCGTAGCCCCGTGAGCCGACGAAGCCGTAGCCGTGATCGTAGCATCAAAGGAAAACG AAGGAGTCGCAGTCGTTCAAACAGCCTGAAACGCAGTCGCAGCCCACGCCGTAGCAGATCACCGCACAACAGCAAATCACCGAGGCGTAGTCGCACACCACGTCGCAGCCGTAGCGCTACCCCAGAAAGCCGCTCAAACAGCTCCGCCCGAAGTCGCAGCGGAGAGCGGAACGGCAACAAACAACAGAGATCAAGAGGGAGTGATGACTCGGACTGA